A stretch of DNA from Babesia bovis T2Bo chromosome 2, whole genome shotgun sequence:
TTTTGTCATCTGCGATTCTTATCCTTGCAAGCTTGAGTAAATCAAAGGCCTCCTTTGATAAAGCTTCACGTTTATCGGAGCGCGACTTAACGGCATCGCTATCTTTCAAACAGCTAACATCCCGTGTCTCCCCTACCAAATCGTCTAATTGCTCCCTTAAACGATGTTCGATATCCTGGATTTTGTGCTTCCATGACATAGACACTGCATATTCCATAGAAAGTCGGCTTTCCAACTCTCTATTGCGATCCTATGAAATCATGAAACATACGTAATCTCAAAGCGTATACACACCTCTAAGATTGTCAGCTGTCGGTATAAAGCAGTCGCATTGGTCTCAGCATGAAAGTCTGATCCGTACACCCTTGATGAGCCATTTTGAAGCTTTGACAATACACCTTGAAGCCTGCTGCTCAAAAACGGATCCGAAGCTATTTTTGAGTGTAAATCAGCAAGTTCGGTACGTAGGTCGTCATTCCTATGATGGGTTAGTAAAAGCATGTGTGTACGAATGCATACAAAGAGTATTATGATAAAGGCATTGTGCAAGCATTCGTTTTATACTACGGCTTACTTTAACTGTAACGCATCTATTGTGCCCAGCAATTGCGATATTCGCGATTCGTAGACTTGCTCCTTGCAAGGATGTAACTCGTCCAGTACAGTGGTATGAAGCTGCGCCAACTTAGCGATACATGCACATTTGCTGCCTGGAGGCATCGCGTACAAACtacattgtatattattGTTTCCAGGCGTCTCAGTTGTCGAAGCTGATTGTGCGAATAAAGGGGGATAATAACAGATGGGGAGAAGGGTACGCCACGAATCCTACTGCCGCGCGATACGCCATCGCAGATCTAAATAATGCGCGTCGTTTCGAAAAATGAAGATAATTAATTTTTATTGTAGACGGACATCGTTTTAAGATACATAGTATGGCGATCGCGCATCCGGAACTACTCTGGATAGTTGTGACATCAGGGCTAGTGGCTGTATTTCTGGCTATGGCCATTGGTGCCAACGATGTTGCTAACGCGTTGTCAACATCTATCGGAAGCGGATCGCTTAAGCTCCGAACGGCGCTAATTGTAGCTTTTGTTTTCGAAATTTTTGGAGCGCTGCTGCTCGGAGGTTCGGTGTCAGACGCTATTCGCAAAAAGGTGTTGAATTTTGACGCTTTCAACGATGCTCCAAGGGATCTGGCGGTTGGTATGATGACCTCGAGTCTCAGTGCTACAATATGGCTAATGTTTGCTACGTGGTTCGGTATACCAGTATCTACGACACATTCGATTATTGGAGCACTGGCAGGCTTTGGTGTTGCGTCAGGTCGTGTTGATAGTGTTCGTTGGATAAAGATGTTCTATATCCTTCTATCATGGATCATCGTTCCAATTATTGCTGTGGTTGTCAGCTGCACGTTGTACATCTTATTGCAGGAAGCCATGTTAAAGAGGAAACATTCATGTACCATTTTGATGTACACGCAACCGTTTTTGATTGCTTGTACAACGTTGCCATTGGTAATTTTGTTGGCTTTTGAAAACCCACTGATGAAGGTTAATACCACGGAAGGTGCAATATACAACTATGTCCAGTGGTTCAATGCCTCAGCGGGAAATAAAGCAATTGTAATATTTTCAATGTCATTATTGTTAGTATTAATTCTAACTCCTTCGTCATACATCCCTGGTGTTAACCGCATTAAAAATGGTTGGTCGTTTCTGTCGACGCAGCAAATTGCAACCAAGGATATTGACAACAACTGTATGTCAAAAATTAAGTGCTTCTTCGCAAGGGAAAGGTCACAATCGATGCAATTAAACATTGGTAGAAGCCAACTTGAGGTAATAGACATGTCAAACGTATCTTCATCCAAGGTTACTCACGAACGTTTGTTGCAGAGTGCAATGGATATGGAAGACACTGCTAGAGTTATTGAACAGGTGAAGGATACTGAAAATCACAAAACCGAAGTTCTTTTTTCGGCTATGCAAATCATTGGTGCTATAACCGTCATTATCTCACACAGTGCCAATGATACAGCTAATGCAGTGGCGCCATTTGCTACAGTCCTATTGTTGTATCTTTACGGTGTAGAGGAGAGCAAAGCTTTCACCCCTTGGTATATTTTACTTTTAGGTGGTCTATGCATGTCATTCGGTCTCGCGTTTTTTGGTTACCAAGTTATCAAAAATGTCGGGATGAAATTGACCAGGGTCACACCATCAAGGGGATACACCATTGACACAACAGCTGGAAATATAGTTTTAATAGTCAGTTATCTGGGCATACCGCTTAGTTCCACTCACGCCAGTGTTTCTAGCATTCTTGGAGTTGGACTTGTGGAAAACCTCAAGACACAAAATTTTAATGAAGTACAGGTGCTTGAACTTGAGGGTCCCAAGCCCACTCGGTGGACGAAATTTCCCATCTTAAATCGTATATCTACGAAATACGTCAACTTTAAGTTATACAGCAAGATCTTTGTGACTTGGATCACAACGATATTTGCTAGCGGCATTATGTCTGCCACTTTGTATGTGGTGGTCATATTCTGCTGCAAAATTTTTTCCTGAAACAGAGTTAGCACTAATGTTGTAaagtatgttttattagAGCGATGTAGTATAATAGTGTAGAATCTTTGATTTCGTCTGGTATACACGATTTTCGAGTAGTTCTCATACATGGCCACACCAATGAGATTCCTGCCCTTGATGGGAACAATGCTCATTACAGAGCTGCAAAACCTATGGCATACAGTCACTGAAAAGCTCTCCATTAGTTTGGGGTAACTATTGGCCGTTTTGTTCATATCAATAGGTACCTCCAATATTCACCATGGGCCCTACATATGAAGATTCCACTTATGTAATTCATAGGGCTTATTATCAAATGATTTCAAATATAATGACGCATGGAAGTTTGTTGGGGTGATATTTAAGTATCATATCGATCATGTGAAGAAGTATAATCAATAGGGTTATAGGTACATTAATCATGTTGATAAAGCTTTGTAGGGCATAGTATATAATTATAAATTCAATAGCCATAAATGTTAGCTTGCAACATATCAGGCTGGAACTTATCCAACTACGAAATATTCACTTTAATGACATCACCACAGGAATCTTTAATCCTACGCattgatataaataatattatgATGTATGAGCAGCTATATAAAATGCCTGTACAATATAAGTATTACATACCTCATTGTATACAGGAGATAGTGCATCCGCGAAAAATGTTTTTCCATGTTCTTTTTTGTGATAACGCATCACCACTATTTGATAGATTGGTGACCATCAGTATAAATACGCTTtgatatttataatatatcacatcACCGTAGATATAATTGATTTTAATATGTTATTATGATTCTGGAGATCAACTTATCTGTAATGGTGTAAATTATTCGATGTAAGAAACATGTTTTGAAAGACAAGAATTATACTTATTTTTGTGAGACATTGTAATAGGCAATGAAACGAAAACGTTTTTTTGTAACAGCAAGGGAATCAATTCCATCTGTTGTGGTTTGCTTAATAATCACACTTCGTGCTTTTTATTAAACATTGTTGAAATCTAGTCGTTCTCACGTGTTTTTATTAGCTGATATCACGAAATAAATGATTGATAGAACAGCACATAGTAAAACAGGAAAATTCTTATTAAAAAATTGTAGTGCTCCTTCTTCTGTGCTTCGAATCTTTTATATTGTCAAAATGTATGAATGTAATATTTGTCAATGCCATACTGTGATGTTTCAAAACAGTTCAATTGGAGAAATATCCAAAAGTAAATACTGCAATAAGGGCAATAATGGAATAATCTAAAGCACAAAGCTGTAATGATCATTATAGCTTTCTCTctaatatattttgcatttgtcaatatattacattgccatatatGAATCAATTGGGTCAAAAAAGAATCTTTGTTGGCATTTTACATAAATTATTGTAGGGTCGTGGATCATGCAAAATGATGAAATGAATGTATACATCTAACTGAGTCACCTATTCTCCTTTCAAATCGTTATTAAGTATCCCAAAACATATTTCAATgctaatattatatgaaacatttaccAATGGTACAATGCTTTCTACATGATCACTTTGAACACGTTTTTTAAAGGGAAAATGATAATCCGCTTTTCACACTTCAGATGTTATGTAAGCCATGTTTAATGCTAAATGCATAACCAactatttatatattcaatatttTGTCATCGTGGTTGTTGTGATGGGCAtcatatatttgataaAAAACAACACTCAGCAATAGATTCCCACATTAGAGAAAACATACGAATATGTATCTATACACGTAGAACATGAAATAATAACATCAAACTTATCCCCAGTAAAATAAAGTTTCATCTGATCTATAATTGAATACATTGAATTCCAATCTCAGCGATGTATACGTTTACTGGaaaaaattatatatatatatgtatgtaAATATGTTGCATTTTGAGTCTAAGATTCAGTTTGCAATCTAAAACATATTGTCCCTTGCATATTCCAGTGGCTACATCTTATATTGGAATATTCATATACAAAACAGTTTAGACTGTtaaatgtagatatatacatatatatgtttcatGTGGTAAATGTAGTCGTTCGATCACCAATGTATCTCTTATTGGTGGGCGATCGAATAAATCCATTCAACCACCTCCACATCATTATACAAATTGACCATTGGGGCATTACAAGCCACATGAAGGTGATATATTGATAACATGTTTCCAATTTGTATACCAAAAATAAAGTAATTATGGAAAAAACATTTATTCGTTGACGGACATTAACGTAGGGTTTCCCCCGTTTTTGACCATTGCATGTCACGAAAATTATTTTGTTAATACTTCAGTTTTATGCAGGACAAAATGGTGATATTGAAAAACATAATCCGTCTCGCTATATATTTTGGCAATTTTTCACGAGACACCATCGATtgttacttatatgtatatggtAACATTTATGTCACTAGATACGAAATCATACCTGTTTCCAAAATTGATATACTGTTCGATGGTGGCAGATATCATTATTCAACTAAGAAATGACATAAGGTCTTCTTCGCCATAATTGGAATATCCTCAGCTGcggtttatatattttgaaTATAAAGGATAATAATGTTAAATTCTCCAATATTTagattgaatatatgtatatcttAAATAAAAGTCATATTTCCAGATAATGATGCGAACAACAAACTCATTTATTTAATAGTTGGACTACCTATATTGGAGATGTTACTTATCATCAGTTAAATGCATTATAGTGACAGATGTATAGTAACTGTTATATGTTAACCACATCAATTCAAAAGGTTATATTACTTTAAATATTCCCGCCCGATATTGCATTTTCCCTGCACAAGGTATATACCTCTAAATCACCATCAGTTCTGCATAAATACGACATGTCATAAGCGACAAACGAGGTACTTCATCACTCATACTCAAATACAATACTCCATAGGAAGTAAACAAAACGTGGTACAAAAATGAACTTTATGTGTTCAACCATCTAAGTGAGAAGTGGAACTATAATAGACTACATAAATCTATGAGATAACGTCGACAGTTCCGCGATCTATtcagtatatattaacCACTAGATAAAATCTCTGGGATTAAACACATACAAACCACCCCCTAACACCATGTATGATACTATGTTCAATAACATTAAATTTACAACAGACACAAAGGCTCATAACTATGAATTGATGTAACGAACTACATCGTGGATAGTTTTGCTAACTACCGAATACAGGTTCTCGTAAAGCAATCTATAAGAGAACCACGCAGTCACCGCAACAGCTACCATTATCGTCCCACAGCTTTCAAGtgcaatgtgtataacagTCTTCTCTTTGTGGTGATCATGTTCTTCGCCAGATGAAGATCCTTGATGAGAAGATCTGCCATGGCCATCATTATCACTGCCATGACTATGATTACGTGTATGACCATGAGAGTGGTGATGATGATTATGCTCCTTGCTATCGCGTTGCCCATTATCAAGCAAAGCAGCTCCTATTGGCAACCCCGCTATAACAATAAAAGATAAAATGAGAGTGCCAGTAATAATGGTTATTGCCCACATAAAATTAAAGTGATCCAGGACTACCACCTTAATCGCCATAGCCACAGCAAGGATAATTGCACTTTCAGCACGTATGTGGACATGGTCAACCACCATGCTGCATACGACGGACGCAACAATCATACATCCGAATACCTGCCCGATGACTACAACAATCCCGTGACCTACTAACTCTCGGAGCTCATCCTTGTACAAACACTCATAATCACCCACAATGAAATTGCCGATGCAAAAGTCTATGAAGGCAGTGATGCTCATAACATATCCAAAAACACTTATATGCTTGCCTTCACATTCATGAATTTTGATTACAGCACCCGTTATAGCACCATCCGCCAACAATACCAGTATGGAGATAACAAATAGCGTGATTGCCAATGCTCTAACCACAGTTTGGTTAGTTCCCACCACTGCAGGATTGATGGCATGCTCACTCTTCACAGTCTCAGCAAAGAGAACGGTTCCTAAGCCTAGATTAGCCATACCGGCCACCAGTAAAACACCAACGCACGTTTGCATGGCAACATGACAGGATAACTCATTTTTGCTTACTCCGGTATGACTTGCTAGGATTAGGTGGCATCCAGCGAATACTGTAACTAGCGAAACCGCAACCAACAAACAACCGACAGCTCTCACGGCTTTATTATCCTGTTTTCCAAAAACATCTGCAAGGTAATTTGTAGCAAAGGTAGAACCACCAAAAAATGCAACAACCGAACTTCCTATGGTAATTAAACACACAATAAATTTTAATGGCTCGTGCAAAGTGTCAAAGCCGTCTTTATCATGTTCAGTGTGACCATTCCCATGCGCGTTAACAACGGAAAGACAAGCAAAAAAACCTAGGAGAAGAATATAATCCTTGATCCTATTGGTATGCGATATATGTCGCGACGTCTTGACGTTATACAGTCCACTGGAACATTGTTTAAGACAGTTTGCACTGCCAGCGCGACTATGAGACAATAGTTTGTGATTAGCGATATTATGCGATTCACTATCATCAAGTTCCACTGCATATTTTGAGGAATGCGATCTCTCCTTTGTAAGACACCCAGGAGCATTAAACGTTGATTTACCGTTTTCCTCAGTTTGATCACCTATATCATTCGTATCCGACAATCGTGATATTGCACATGTTCTATATTGCCTAATGAAGAGCCTGTGACCACTCTGGGCGCATTTAGTTTGGTTTTCCATGTTATCCACCACCGACTCAGCAAACAGATGACAGTCTGGCGGACATGCCAAAGGCACAACGAGGGTAGCCATCGATTCACAACTGCTTTAATTATCCATTCATAGCAACCGTGGATTATTGAAGGTGCACGTAAATTcaaaataaaacaatacaCATCAGTTTTAAAACTTCGTTAACGAATGATAATCATTTTGGAAATTCAATGAAAGTATTTTATAGAAATAATATTCATCGACTCCTTTGTTGCTTTGTTATATGGTTATGCAAAATGTTCTACACATTGACCACTGCAACCGTTGATGTGTTGAACcttatattgatatttcatgcaaaatatattccCGACGTCATAAACATAATCAAATAATGCTTCTCACCCTGTGAATTTATGTGGGTGCCTTACACACCTACATGGTAATCTCAAAATGATGGCACAAAAGACAAATTGTTTCAACAGATAATCGTATATCACTCATACTATTAGATAGTCTTTTTATCAACTCTTTACACAGTTTACCTAACTTATGTAGTTACACTTTGTTAGTGTTAccatttacacattataagCCACCCTTCGACTGTTATATTATTAGACATATTGTCAAGTCCTGCTTGATAGTTTTGATGCATATATGATTGACTCATAATGCAGACCTTCTATATAATAACGTAGTTTATCTACACACCGCCACAAGAATACAGTGTGGCCCAGTAGAAACTATCTTTGCTTCGAAAAGCAGCTTATTGACAATATAAATCATACATTGCTAAAGATGCAACAATGGGTGGGAATTTTAATACGTGTAAAATTCACTTTTCCTTTCATGTGTAAGGCACACAGATACATTTTCCGTTTAACATAACGTATTCGGCTGATTTTGGACAATGAAGGGTCCATATTACGGTTTAGCAACATTGGCTGTATGGTAGGCCTATTTGCAACAGATCTAATATTCCCAGGGCCCTTGTTACAGCTTTACTTTTAAGACGATTCCGCGGCATCTTTGATCTCGAACCCGAGGACCAGAAACTAATGTACTATTCTGAAGTATGTGTCTATCAATCTATATGTCTAATACACTTGTCTATAGTCTGCCTTCTATTTGTCATTCTACAATGATGTTGTGGAAGCACCGGATTGGCGTACTGTCTGGAGGAATCTTATGTGAGTTTTGTGCGTTATGCTTATAGAATGCTCCAGTTATGACGATAGAACTGAGTTTCCAACTACCATAATTTCATTTCGGCGTCTAAATATAATCCAAGGTTGGTAATGTCCATTGCTGCCTTACGTAATAACtatatacagaaatacTGCTTGGAGCCATATACCGCTTTTTAAATAGCATATCAACTTCTATCAATTCCTTCAACTTTTATGCTATATCAGGTTGgtcattaaaatatataattaccTATCACTAATAGTTATGATCTTGAATGGCGGTGGAGTTGCTCTATTATTTCTTTTATCCTGCAAAACGGGCAAGTCTATATGGTCTGGCGTTTTATTCTTCGGACTGTATCTGTCCAATTTTCAAGAGAAACTGATAAGTCGAATTGCCGCCATTCCCTTGAGAGAGAACTTCGCTCTAACAGGATTATGGGCTTCATTACTTTGTATTCGGGAACTTCTAGGCAATCGTAAAGATGATATGAAACATTTCAGGAGGCTACTGTTTTTGTCTTTTACTTGGATGTTTTTGACATGGCAGCTTTCACTACACATTGTTGGTACCCAGTTGGTGTGCTTGTTTATACTCAACATTCTTGGAGCTATATCTGACACGAAGATGTGGAAGATAACCACCATGGCATTATATGCGCTTATTGCAGCGTGGTTCATCATGTTATGTCCTCCTTTCCTCATTACATCGCACCTTCTGGTTGGTATTGTTGCACTTTTAATTACACTTATGGCATTACCTGCTGAGGAAAATGGTAAAGTCAGTTTTGGAGACACAATACAAAGGTTATTACTCGCTTGTTCAATTTTTTGTCTTGAAGAAGGTCTACTATCACTTACTGCTCGTCATGATGGCCACATTAGCGATATGTTTCTATCCAAGCTAGGGATAACCAAGCCAACATTCGATTCCCAAATATAC
This window harbors:
- a CDS encoding Phosphate transporter family protein, whose protein sequence is MAIAHPELLWIVVTSGLVAVFLAMAIGANDVANALSTSIGSGSLKLRTALIVAFVFEIFGALLLGGSVSDAIRKKVLNFDAFNDAPRDLAVGMMTSSLSATIWLMFATWFGIPVSTTHSIIGALAGFGVASGRVDSVRWIKMFYILLSWIIVPIIAVVVSCTLYILLQEAMLKRKHSCTILMYTQPFLIACTTLPLVILLAFENPLMKVNTTEGAIYNYVQWFNASAGNKAIVIFSMSLLLVLILTPSSYIPGVNRIKNGWSFLSTQQIATKDIDNNCMSKIKCFFARERSQSMQLNIGRSQLEVIDMSNVSSSKVTHERLLQSAMDMEDTARVIEQVKDTENHKTEVLFSAMQIIGAITVIISHSANDTANAVAPFATVLLLYLYGVEESKAFTPWYILLLGGLCMSFGLAFFGYQVIKNVGMKLTRVTPSRGYTIDTTAGNIVLIVSYLGIPLSSTHASVSSILGVGLVENLKTQNFNEVQVLELEGPKPTRWTKFPILNRISTKYVNFKLYSKIFVTWITTIFASGIMSATLYVVVIFCCKIFS
- a CDS encoding putative integral membrane protein → MATLVVPLACPPDCHLFAESVVDNMENQTKCAQSGHRLFIRQYRTCAISRLSDTNDIGDQTEENGKSTFNAPGCLTKERSHSSKYAVELDDSESHNIANHKLLSHSRAGSANCLKQCSSGLYNVKTSRHISHTNRIKDYILLLGFFACLSVVNAHGNGHTEHDKDGFDTLHEPLKFIVCLITIGSSVVAFFGGSTFATNYLADVFGKQDNKAVRAVGCLLVAVSLVTVFAGCHLILASHTGVSKNELSCHVAMQTCVGVLLVAGMANLGLGTVLFAETVKSEHAINPAVVGTNQTVVRALAITLFVISILVLLADGAITGAVIKIHECEGKHISVFGYVMSITAFIDFCIGNFIVGDYECLYKDELRELVGHGIVVVIGQVFGCMIVASVVCSMVVDHVHIRAESAIILAVAMAIKVVVLDHFNFMWAITIITGTLILSFIVIAGLPIGAALLDNGQRDSKEHNHHHHSHGHTRNHSHGSDNDGHGRSSHQGSSSGEEHDHHKEKTVIHIALESCGTIMVAVAVTAWFSYRLLYENLYSVVSKTIHDVVRYINS